CGAGCAATTGGGAAATGACGTTTGTCGCCACCACTTGGTAAAATATTCGCTTCTACATCTTTACCTGCATCCCAGTTTGCGCTTTGTGCTTTTAATTCTTCAATTGCTGAAATACCTGCACCAGAAACTGCTTGGTATGTTGATACTAATACCTTCGTTAAGCCAAATGTTGCACGGATTGGTTCAAGTGCTGCAACCATTTGAATTGTAGAGCAGTTTGGATTTGCGATAATCCCCTTATGTTTAGCAAGATCGCCGCGATTCACTTCAGGTACAACTAACGGTACCTCTGGATCCATACGGAAATGGCTCGTATTGTCAATAACTACCGCCCCGCGTTTTGCCGCTTCAGGCGCAAGCACTGCCGATACAGAACCACCCGCAGAGAATAAAGCGACATTGACGCCTTCAAAAGCTTCTGGTGTCGCTTCTTCAATTGTATATGTCTTACCATTAAATTCGATTGGTTTTCCTGCAGAACGTGCAGAAGCTAAAAATTTAATATGTCCGATTGGAAATTTTCGTTTAATTAGTTGCTCCATCATTTTTGAACCTACTGCTCCTGTTGCCCCTACAACTGCAACTGTTAACTGCTTAGTCATCTGTCATCTCTCCTTGAATACAAGTTCCATAATGTGTGCTATTGTATCATAAAAATACTGAAAATTGTGTGCAATTAATGATTTATTTGAAATATTGTATCAACAGTGGTTGTAATTGCGTTTTCTGCGTAATTGCTGCATCAACCGTCTCGACCATTTGATTAAAATCAGCAATTAATGAATTCGGTTTTCCGTGGGGTGAATCTTGACCGAATGGAATAAAGTAGATGTTTTTTGAATTGAGCAGTTTCATAATATTCATGCCGTTTAGGCCAAGTGCATCATTTGTGGAAATGCCTAGCACGACAGGTGAACCGTTTCGCAATGTTGCCTTTGCCGCCATCAGCACAGGGCTATCTGTCGCTGCATTGGCAAATTTACTAATACTATTACCGGTCATTGGAGCTATAACCATTGCATCCAATGGATTGGAAGGTCCAAATGGTTCTGCTTCTTTTATAGAAGAAATCACTTTTTGTCCTGTCAATTCCTCTATTTTTGCAATCCATTCTTCTCCTGTACCGAAACGTGTAGCAGCGTGTAATACAGAGTGGGTAATAATCGGGATAACTGTAGCCCCTGCATTGATAAAGTTTTGAATTTTGGGTACAACATCCTCATACGTGCAATGTGAAGCCGTAATGCCTAAACCAATTCGTTTACCCGTCAGCAATTTTCTTCCTCCTCTATTGCCTTGCACAAAATTTCTGCCGCATCATGTGCAAAGTATTTCCCAGGTAATGATGGCAATAGTACATATGTCTGTAACTGGTCAGCATCAATATCTAAACAGCCTGGCTCTGAAGCTAAATCATATAGCACAGCAGGCACATGGTCCTGAAACGATTCTGTAATCCATTTGGCAGGAATCGTATTGATGAAAATCCCATCATGTATCGACCATTTTCGATCATCTAAATCAGACGCTTTATAGCCATATGCTTTCGCTTCACTCACTTGTACCACTGAACGCGCAACAATATGCACGTTAGCACCCATCTTTACGAGTAAAGAAGCGAGCATTTTGGCGATGCGTCCAAAGCCTGCGATTGTAAAGTTTTGTCCGTAAATACATTTCTGCTCGAGTCCGTAGAACGTGGCGATAAATCCCTCCGCTGTCAACCTCGCATTTTGCCAAATAAAAGACTCTTGCTGTAAATAGCAATTAGTTTCATTTTTTTCTAGCAACTGCTTCCAATGCATTGTCAATCGCCCAGTATAAAACTTAACTTGTGATATGCCATATAATTGTTCTACTTCTATCTTCAATGGAAGTATAGGTAGAATAATTTTATTGGGCTGGAACTCTAAAACAAGTTTATTTAACTCCTCATTCCAAACTGAAGTTCTTTTATAGAATACTGTACGTGAAGAGCTTCGCAGCATCGTTGCTAATTCTTTTAACCTTGAGTCCTCGCCGATCACCAGCCATTTTTCGTTTTCCAAAAGCTCACCTCACTGTAAAAATTCGGACTGTACCGTCGTTGTTTTGTTAAATAAAATACGATCTTCCCCAATTAATATAATTTCATGCCATGGAATCATTTCACTAACTTTCACTTTCTTCTTTTGGAATGGTAATTTTTCTTTAATAATCTCAAATCCATGTATCTTACCTGTCTGCACATCTAATAGGCATTCTGTGTGTGCCAGTATGCCAAAATGTACACCACCTTCAACCTGAATTAACTCTTTATCCACCATTTCAGATAATAGCATGCCTCATCTCCCTCCTTGAGCCGTTAACCCAATATATGCCGAGTTTTTGCAAATCGTGCCCCATATTGAAAGTACTTCAATGTTGCAACTTTAGGCTGAACTGTGTATAGTGTGTATATACAGTTTGTTAAACATGAGAGGTGAAAATTTGTGCATATCCATTTAAGCAATGCGAGTGATAAACCAATTTACGAGCAAATTACTGTACAGCTAAAAGAGGCAATTTTAGCAAGTAAATTACAGGCTGGCGATGCACTCCCCTCTATTCGTGCACTCGCAAAGGATCTCAAAATTAGCGTAATGACAACAAAACGAGCTTATGCAGATTTAGAGCGAGATGGCTTTATTGAAACCGTAGCTGGCAAAGGTAGCTTTGTCACTGAACGCAACCAAGACTTTCTCCGTGAGGAATTATTGCGTCAAGTAGAGGAGCATCTGCAAAAAGCCGTAAGGACAGCCAAAACTGCAGGTCTTTCAAAAGAGGAATTAGGAGACTTACTTTCGTTAATTGTAGAGGAGGACAACTAAATGAATTCCATAGAAATTCATGATTTACACAAAATCTTTGAAGGCTTTTCATTAAAAGATATTAGTTTTTCAGTACCACAAGGAACTGTTATGGGCTTTGTTGGTGAGAACGGTGCAGGCAAATCAACTACTATTAAATGCATGCTCAATTTATTGAAAAAAGAATATGGCGAAATATTGCTATTCGGCAAAGATATTGTCGAACATGAGCTTGCGATAAAAAACGACA
The genomic region above belongs to Lysinibacillus sp. FSL W8-0992 and contains:
- a CDS encoding dipicolinate synthase — encoded protein: MENEKWLVIGEDSRLKELATMLRSSSRTVFYKRTSVWNEELNKLVLEFQPNKIILPILPLKIEVEQLYGISQVKFYTGRLTMHWKQLLEKNETNCYLQQESFIWQNARLTAEGFIATFYGLEQKCIYGQNFTIAGFGRIAKMLASLLVKMGANVHIVARSVVQVSEAKAYGYKASDLDDRKWSIHDGIFINTIPAKWITESFQDHVPAVLYDLASEPGCLDIDADQLQTYVLLPSLPGKYFAHDAAEILCKAIEEEENC
- a CDS encoding YlmC/YmxH family sporulation protein; translation: MLLSEMVDKELIQVEGGVHFGILAHTECLLDVQTGKIHGFEIIKEKLPFQKKKVKVSEMIPWHEIILIGEDRILFNKTTTVQSEFLQ
- a CDS encoding dipicolinate synthase subunit B, giving the protein MLTGKRIGLGITASHCTYEDVVPKIQNFINAGATVIPIITHSVLHAATRFGTGEEWIAKIEELTGQKVISSIKEAEPFGPSNPLDAMVIAPMTGNSISKFANAATDSPVLMAAKATLRNGSPVVLGISTNDALGLNGMNIMKLLNSKNIYFIPFGQDSPHGKPNSLIADFNQMVETVDAAITQKTQLQPLLIQYFK
- a CDS encoding GntR family transcriptional regulator; the encoded protein is MHIHLSNASDKPIYEQITVQLKEAILASKLQAGDALPSIRALAKDLKISVMTTKRAYADLERDGFIETVAGKGSFVTERNQDFLREELLRQVEEHLQKAVRTAKTAGLSKEELGDLLSLIVEEDN
- a CDS encoding aspartate-semialdehyde dehydrogenase, with the protein product MTKQLTVAVVGATGAVGSKMMEQLIKRKFPIGHIKFLASARSAGKPIEFNGKTYTIEEATPEAFEGVNVALFSAGGSVSAVLAPEAAKRGAVVIDNTSHFRMDPEVPLVVPEVNRGDLAKHKGIIANPNCSTIQMVAALEPIRATFGLTKVLVSTYQAVSGAGISAIEELKAQSANWDAGKDVEANILPSGGDKRHFPIARNVIPQIDKFTDNGFTYEEMKMINETKKIMHAPELKVAATCVRVPVVSGHSESVYIEVEKDTTVEGIFEVLRHAPGIVLQDDIATQTYPMPIYAEGEDATFVGRIRQDLDNKKGFHLWIVSDNLLKGAALNSIQIAEAMLEDKLL